One genomic window of Glycine max cultivar Williams 82 chromosome 16, Glycine_max_v4.0, whole genome shotgun sequence includes the following:
- the LOC121173729 gene encoding elongation of fatty acids protein 3-like, whose product MMLKAAPRAVIYYLSEHPAIVGFRWSHAQSWGATWSFLFSSIASYLFLSVFLYFSLSLLFRRRQIPLGPLPAVHSLSMSLISATIFAGILLSAAAEISDTRWFWRRSKTPLQWLLCFPLGTRPSGRVFFWSYVYYLSRFLHMLRTLLRILRHRRLSFFHLLSNSISALASFLWLEFSQSFQVLAILFATLVYAAVYGYRFWTAIGLRGACFPFVLSCQIVLLACNVACHVAVFFLHFFLKGGCNGIGAWVFNSILNLALLMLSLNFYVRMHVHKRRRKVRDVTVTVATALS is encoded by the exons atgATGCTGAAGGCGGCACCGCGTGCAGTAATCTACTACCTCTCGGAGCACCCGGCTATCGTGGGGTTCCGGTGGAGCCACGCCCAATCATGGGGCGCCACGTGGTCCTTCCTCTTCTCCTCAATTGCCTCCTACCTCTTCCTCTCAGTCTTCCTatacttctctctttctctcctcttCCGCCGCCGTCAAATCCCTCTCGGCCCCCTTCCCGCCGTCCACAGCCTCTCCATGTCCCTCATCTCCGCCACGATCTTCGCCGGCATCCTCCTCTCTGCCGCCGCCGAGATCAGCGACACGCGGTGGTTCTGGCGGCGCTCCAAAACCCCCCTACAGTGGCTCCTCTGCTTCCCCTTGGGCACGCGCCCCTCGGGGCGCGTCTTCTTCTGGTCCTACGTCTACTACCTCTCCCGCTTCCTCCACATGCTCCGCACCCTCCTCAGAATCCTACGCCACCGCAGGCTATCATTTTTTCATCTGTTGAGTAACTCAATCTCCGCACTCGCCTCCTTCCTCTGGCTCGAGTTCTCGCAGTCCTTTCAA GTCCTCGCAATTCTCTTCGCCACGCTCGTGTACGCAGCCGTCTACGGCTACCGCTTCTGGACCGCCATCGGCCTCCGCGGCGCGTGCTTCCCCTTCGTCCTCAGCTGCCAGATCGTGCTCCTCGCCTGCAATGTTGCCTGCCACGTCGCCGTCTTCTTCCTCCACTTCTTCCTCAAGGGCGGGTGCAATGGGATCGGCGCGTGGGTCTTCAACTCAATCCTCAACCTCGCTCTTCTTATGCTCTCTCTTAACTTCTACGTGAGAATGCACGTTCACAAGAGGAGGAGGAAAGTTAGGgatgttactgttactgttgcTACTGCACTGTCTTAA